The following coding sequences are from one Triticum dicoccoides isolate Atlit2015 ecotype Zavitan chromosome 4A, WEW_v2.0, whole genome shotgun sequence window:
- the LOC119285771 gene encoding chromatin-remodeling ATPase INO80-like isoform X4 → MDPRRPSPRGAANGSGFSYSNLFNLEPLLNFKVPLPEDLDRYGNSSPNGSVSSQGQGSLSDQYNGVSDASHGLHRKRKRHLGVASDDEEADDHSNQITEEHYRTMLSEHVQKYRRSKDKEGVFGSDPPRADTPQMIKHKNGNTRVMKYRSDFKDVAALGVLETSPEYNGMGSISAYGGFNKIVASLDSSYLDMGDNVSYLIPEGYDKLASSLNLPVFSDIRVEEHFLNGTLDLRTLSAMLGTDLKFEATSRGGLAEPQPQHESLKERVKIQKFALQVTEDPFAIPEGSAGRIRRSIISESGSLQVHYVKVLEKGDTYEIIERSLPKKQIVKKEHSENVKEDLASFLKRWHIIARNIPKHHRNFTALLKKRQLDAKRFSENCQREVKLKVSRSLKLMRSAPVRTRKLARDMLIFWKRVDKEQYELRKREERDAAEALKREEELREAKRQQQRLNFLLSQTELYSHFMQNKAGESALPDEGSAPEVDEEEDPEEAELKREAFRAAQHAVSQQKRMTNAFDSEIVRLCQSSESGIPTDDSATMEPSKIDLLHPSTMPEQSSVQTPELFKGVLKEYQLKGLQWLVNCYEQGLNGILADEMGLGKTVQAMAFLSHLAEDKNIWGPFLVVAPASVVNNWAEEVIRFCPDLKILPYWGPERVVLRKNINPKRLYRRDASFHILITNYQILVNEEKLLRRVKWQYMVLDEAQAIKSSSSQRWKTLLSFNCRNRLLLTGTPIQNNMAELWALLHFIMPTLFDSHEQFNEWFSKGIEGHAEHGGTLNEHQLSRLHAILKPFMLRRVKIDVIAEMTEKKEEIVPCRLSSRQQIFYQAIKNKISLNELLDGSRGNLNDKKLLSLMNIVMQLRKVCNHPELFERNEGSYYFYFAEIPNSLLPPPFGELQDIHYAGKRNPIVFEIPKLVYEGIICNTEIPVDGCGFRNGYINRLFNIFLPSNIHNSAVPESTSRTTSILPSGAFGFTRLTNLSPVEASFLVTSSLFERLVFSATRCKMEYVDEIVDLFLDSEGSDLQLSQYDATKVRAVTRLLLSPKRADSSLLRTKFEIGLSDNPCEALVLSHHDRLVSNIRLLRSTYGFIPPARAPPINVCCSDRNFAYKLTDEMHDPWIKKLFLGFARISEFNGPRILNGHNTFIQEVCTDLPIPEPMLQLPYRIFGSSPPMSNFDPAKMLTDSGKLHTLDKLLRQLRAENHRVLLFAQMTKMLDILEDYMNFRKFKYFRLDGSSAISDRRDMVRNFQNS, encoded by the exons ATGGACCCGCGCCGCCCTTCCCCGCGCGGCGCCGCCAACGGCAGCGGGTTCTCCTACTCCAACCTCTTCAACCTCGAG CCATTGCTAAACTTTAAGGTCCCTTTACCGGAAGATCTTGATCGATATGGGAATAGTAGCCCAAATGGGAGCGTGAGTAGTCAAG GTCAAGGGTCCTTGTCGGATCAGTACAATGGTGTGAGTGATGCTTCTCATGGGCTGCATCGAAAGCGAAAAAGGCATCTTGGTGTTGCGAGCGATGATGAGGAAGCAGATGACCACAGTAACCAAATAACCGAGGAGCACTACCGTACAATGCTGAGTGAACATGTTCAAAAGTACAGAAGGTCAAAGGATAAGGAGGGTGTTTTTGGTTCTGATCCTCCTCGGGCAGACACCCCCCAAATGATAAAACACAAAAATGGCAATACAAGAGTTATGAAATACAGAAGTGATTTCAAGGATGTTGCAGCATTAGGTGTGTTAGAAACCTCACCTGAGTATAATGGGATGGGATCTATTAGTGCATATGGTGGTTTCAATAAGATTGTAGCTTCACTTGATTCTTCCTATTTGGATATGGGGGATAATGTGAGCTACTTAATTCCAGAGGGTTATGATAAGTTGGCATCTTCCCTTAATCTGCCTGTTTTTTCTGATATACGTGTCGAGGAGCATTTCTTGAATGGCACGCTAGATCTGCGCACCCTGTCAGCAATGCTTGGCACTGACCTTAAGTTTGAGGCTACTAGTCGTGGTGGATTAGCCGAACCTCAGCCTCAACATGAATCACTCAAGGAAAGGGTAAAGATCCAGAAATTTGCACTTCAAGTAACTGAGGACCCCTTTGCAATTCCAGAGGGATCAGCTGGGAGAATACGAAGATCTATTATTTCAGAATCTGGTAGTTTGCAGGTTCATTATGTTAAAGTCTTGGAAAAAGGAGATACATATGAG ATTATCGAGCGGAGCTTGCCAAAGAAGCAAATAGTGAAAAAGGAACATTCTGAAAATGTGAAAGAAGATTTGGCAAGTTTTCTGAAACGCTGGCATATTATTGCTAGAAACATTCCAAAGCATCACAGAAATTTCACTGCTTTGCTGaagaaacggcaactggatgctaaACGCTTTTCTGAGAATTGTCAACGGGAG GTGAAGCTCAAGGTCAGCAGGTCACTGAAACTGATGAGAAGTGCTCCAGTACGCACAAGGAAGCTTGCTAGGGATATGTTGATATTTTGGAAACGGGTAGACAAGGAACAG TATGAGTTGAGGAAAAGAGAGGAAAGAGATGCAGCTGAAGCTTTGAAGCGAGAAGAGGAACTACGCGAAGCAAAAAGACAGCAGCAGAGGCTCAACTTTCTGCTATCCCAAACTGAGCTCTATAGTCACTTTATGCAGAATAAGGCTGGCGAATCAGCACTGCCTGATGAGGGATCTGCTCCTGAGGTTGATGAGGAGGAAGATCCCGAGGAAGCTGAATTAAAAAGAGAGGCTTTTAGAGCTGCTCAGCATGCCGTTTCCCAACAAAAAAGGATGACAAATGCATTTGATAGTGAAATTGTGAGGCTTTgtcaatcttcggagtctggcattCCAACGGACGATTCAGCTACTATGGAGCCTAGCAAGATTGATCTCTTACACCC CTCAACAATGCCTGAGCAGTCATCTGTGCAGACCCCTGAGTTGTTTAAAGGTGTATTAAAAGAATATCAGTTAAAGGGCTTGCAGTGGCTGGTCAATTGCTATGAACAG GGGTTAAATGGCATTCTTGCTGACGAGATGGGTCTTGGCAAAACTGTGCAGGCTATGGCATTCTTATCCCACTTGGCTGAG GATAAAAACATATGGGGTCCCTTCCTGGTGGTTGCTCCTGCATCTGTTGTGAATAATTGGGCTGAAGAGGTAATCAGATTCTGCCCTGATCTTAAGATACTCCCATATTGGGGCCCAGAAAGGGTGGTTCTTCGCAAGAACATCAATCCCAAGCGTCTTTATCGGAG AGATGCTAGCTTCCACATTCTCATCACAAATTATCAGATACTTGTGAATGAAGAGAAGCTTTTGAGACGTGTTAAGTGGCAGTACATGGTATTGGATGAGGCCCAGGCTATAAAAAGTTCAAGCAG CCAGCGCTGGAAGACTTTGCTGAGCTTTAACTGTAGAAATCGCTTGCTTCTTACTGGGACACCAATTCAGAACAACATGGCTGAGCTATGGGCACTTCTTCATTTCATCATGCCCACTTTGTTTGACAGCCACGAACAGTTTAATGAGTGGTTCTCAAAAGG GATTGAGGGCCATGCTGAACATGGAGGGACCTTGAACGAACATCAACTTAGTCGACTG CATGCTATATTGAAGCCGTTTATGCTCCGCCGTGTTAAGATTGATGTCATAGCAGAAATGACGGAAAAGAAAGAAGAAATTGTGCCCTGCAGATTGAGTTCTCGCCAGCAAATCTTCTATCAAGCCATAAAGAATAAGATCTCTCTTAATGAGTTGCTTGATGGAAGTCGTGGCAATCTAAATGATAAGAAGCTGCTTAGCCTGATGAATATTGTCATGCAGCTACGTAAG GTCTGCAATCATCCAGAGCTGTTCGAGCGCAATGAGGGAAGCTATTACTTTTATTTTGCGGAAATCCCAaattctcttcttcctcccccatttGGGGAGTTGCAAGATATACATTATGCAGGCAAGAGGAATCCTATAGTGTTTGAG ATTCCGAAGTTAGTTTATGAAGGGATCATCTGTAACACAGAAATACCCGTCGATGGTTGTGGATTCCGGAATGGATATATCAACAGGCTGTTCAATATTTTTTTGCCAAGCAATATCCATAATTCGGCAGTTCCAGAATCAACTTCACGAACCACATCTATTCTGCCATCTGGTGCATTTGGCTTTACACGTTTAACGAATCTGTCCCCAGTTGAAGCTTCCTTCCTGGTCACTTCTTCATTATTTGAGAGACTAGTGTTTTCAGCGACACGTTGCAAGATGGAGTATGTTGATGAAATCGTGGATCTATTCCTTGATTCAGAAGGTTCTGATCTCCAGCTCAGTCAGTATGATGCCACAAAAGTCCGGGCTGTTACTAGATTATTGCTTTCACCTAAAAGGGCAGACTCCAGTTTGctcagaacaaaatttgaaataggcCTGAGCGATAACCCGTGTGAAGCACTAGTGCTTTCTCACCATGATAGGCTTGTCTCGAACATACGGCTTCTTCGTTCAACATATGGTTTTATCCCACCAGCTAGAGCACCGCCG ATAAATGTCTGTTGTTCAGATCGGAATTTTGCCTACAAGTTAACAGATGAGATGCATGATCCCTGGATCAAGAAGCTGTTTCTGGGATTTGCTCGCATTTCCGAGTTTAATGGTCCTAGAATACTGAATGGTCATAATACTTTCATACAGGAAGTATGTACTGATTTGCCCATCCCTGAGCCGATGCTACAGTTACCGTACAGGATATTCGGGTCATCTCCGCCTATGAGTAATTTTGATCCAGCTAAAATGCTCACG GATTCTGGGAAGCTCCACACGTTAGATAAACTACTGCGGCAACTCCGAGCTGAAAATCACCGTGTGCTCCTATTTGCTCAGATGACTAAAATGTTGGACATCCTTGAG